The sequence below is a genomic window from Quadrisphaera setariae.
TGCGCGTCGACCACGTCCTCGGCCTCTTCCGCCTGTGGTGGGTCCCGAACGGCTCCGGCCCCGGCATGGGCACCTACGTCCGGTACGACCACGACGCGCTCGTCGGCATCCTCTGCCTGGAAGCCGCCCGATCCGGCGCCGTCGTCGTCGGGGAGGACCTGGGCCTGGTGGAGCCGTGGGTGCGCGGCTACCTCACTGAGCGCGGCGTGCTCGGCACGTCCGTGCTGTGGTTCGAGAAGGACGGCGAGGGCGAGCCCCTGCCCCCGCAGGCCTGGCGGGAGCTGTGCCTGGCGACGGTCAACACGCACGACCTGCCGCCGACCGCCGGCTACCTCGCGGGTGAGCACATCGAGCTGCGCGACCGCCTCGGCCTGCTCACGCGGTCCATCGAGGAGGAGCGCGCCGCCGACGAGGCCGACCGCGCCGCCGTGCTGGCGCAGCTGCGCGACCTCGGCCTGCTGGGCGAGCAGCCCACCGAGCGCGAGGTGGTGGAGGCGCTGCACGCCTTCCTGCTGGCCACCCCGGCCAAGCTCGTCGGCGTGGCCCTCACCGACGCCGTCGGCGACCGCCGCACGCAGAACCAGCCCGGCACCTCCGACGAGTACCCCAACTGGCGCGTCCCGCTCACGGACGGAGCCGGCGAGGTGGTGCTCGTCGAGGAGCTGCGCGAGCGCCCGCGGGTGCTCTCGCTGGCCGAGCTGGTGAGCAGCAGCGACCCCGAGGACTGACGGACCGGCGACGGGTGACGGGTGCCGCCCAGCGGGGCGCACCTGGCAGCATCGGGGTGTGACCCGGTGGACGAGCACGCCCGCGGTGGGTGCGGGCGCGCTCGTCGTCGTCCTCCTCACCTCCGCGTGCACCGGGGGAACCGGCTCGGGCGGCGCCTCGTCGTCCTCCACCACCGGCAGCACGACGACGAGCAGCGCGACCGCGTCGACCGGCTCCACGGTCTCGCGCGCCGACGCGACCGACTCCGCGCCGCCGCCCCGTCCCGTCGCGTCCGCCGCGGGCCTGTCCCTGGGTGACGAGGAGCGGTACTCCGGCGGGGACGGCGGCCTCACGTGGCAGGTCTGGCTCCCGGTCTTCACCAGCGGCCCCGCCGAGGTGGTCAACCGCAAGGTGCGCGCCTCCGCCGACCACGCCGTCCGCGCCGCCACCGACGCTGGAGCCCTCACCACCACCGGGGAGGGGGAGGTCGTCACCAACGACGGCCGGACCGTGCAGGTCCGCATCGGGGTGGCGGGCACGGACACCGGTGCCGTCGACGACGAGCCCGTCGACGTGGTGACGACCGTGGCGCTCACCGCGGACGACGCCACGCCGGTCTTCCTCGAGCAGCAGCTCGCCGACCCGGCCGCCGCGTGGGGAGTGCTCGCCGACGAGGCCGCGGCGTCCGCGGCGTCGCAGGGGCTCACCGCCACCCGGCCGCTGGCGGCCGAGGCGGCGGAGTTCGCCGACTGGCAGACCTCCGCCGACGGGCTGGAGCTGAGCTTCCAGCACGGGCAGTTCGGGGCGGGCGCCCCCGTCGTCGTCGTGCCCTGGAGCTCGGTCCTCCCGCTGCTGACCCCCGAGGGGAAGGCGCTGCTGGCCCCCTAGCGTGGAGGCCGTGAACGCAGGGGAGCACCTCGAGGTCAGGGCTGTCGAGCCGGACGACCAGCTGGCGTGGCTGCGCGCGTCGCGCCGCACGTTCCTCCACCCCAAGACCGTCACGCCCGAGCACGTCGAGCACCGGCGCACCGCGTGGGCCGGGCAGCGGCTGACCGGCGCCTTCGACGGCGACCGCGTGGTGGGCACGTACCGCTCGTGGGACTGGCCGCTGCCGGTGCCCGGCGGGCCCGGCCACGAGCTGCTCACCGACCACGTCAGCTCCGTCACCGTGGCGCCCACCCACCGCCGGCGCGGGCTGCTGACGCGGATGATCACGGCCGACCTGCGCGCCGCGAAGGACCGCGGGGTCCCGATGGCCCACCTCGTGGCCGGGGAGGCGCCGATCTACGGGCGCTACGGGTTCGGTCCCGCCGTGAGCGGGCAGACGCTCGAGGTGCGCCTGCCCGCGCCGCTGGCGCACCTGCCGGCGGGCGCGCAGGACGTGCGCGTGGAGCTGGTGGAGGACGCCGACCTGCGGGCCGAGGCGCCGGGCCTCTTCGCCGCCGTCGCCGTCTCCCGCCCTGGCGCGGTGCGGCGCCCCGAGCGGTACTGGGACGAGGTGCTCGGCCTCGCGCCCGCACCCGGCGAGGACGGCACCGACCTCCGCCCCGCGCTGCTCGCCCGCGACGCCACCGGCGCCGCGGTGGGCGTGGCCCGCTACCGGACCCGGGAGAAGTGGGAGGGCATGCGCCACGACACGACCCTCGAGGTCAGCGACCTCTTCGCCGCCACCCCCGCGGCGCAGGCGGCGCTCTGGCAGCACCTCGTGTCGCTGGACATCGTCGACAGGCTGCGCGTCACCGAGCGCCCCCTCGACGACCCGCTGCCCCACCTCCTGGCTGACCCCCGCCGCGCGCTGGCCGGCGAGGGCAGCGACCACTTCTGGGCCCGGCTGCTCGACGTGCCGGCGGCGCTCGCGGCGCGCGGCTGGCTCGGGCCGCCCGGGGCGTGCGTGCTCGAGGTGCACGACGCGCTCGGGCTGGCCGGCGGTCGCTGGCGCCTGGAGGTGGCGGACGGGCGCGCGTCCGTCGAGGCGTCGACGGCGACCGCCGGCGTGGCCTGCGACCTCGGCGCGCTGTCCGCGGCCTACCTGGGGGAGACGCCGCTCGTGGCGCTCGCGGCGGCCGGGCGCGTGCGCGGCGAGCCGGCCTCGGTGGCGCGGCTGTCGGCGCAGCTCGCCTGGCAGCCGACCACCTGGCCCACGCACACCGGCTTCTGACCTTCCCACCCGCCCCCCGTGATCATGGACGTTGCGCACGACTCCGGTCGTGATCATGGGAGGTGCCGACACGTGCGGCGGGTGCTGCCAGGTCGGGAGTCGGCGGCGCCCATGATCACGAGGGGTCTTGTCGGTGACTCTCATGATCACGGAGGTGTCCGCCGTGGGGAGGGCCTGCGGCGTGTCGCGGCTGGCTTCCCAGGTCGCCGCCCTAGCGTCCGCCCTCGTGCGACCACGCCCGACCCACGGCTCGACGCCCGCCCGCGCGCTGATCGCCGCGGGAGCGGTGACCTCGGTGCTGCTGCTCGCCGCGTGCGGCGGCGGCTCCGCTGACGCTGCCAGCGCGTCCTCCACGGCTCCGCTGTCGACGGCGACCCCCGCCGCCTCGACCGCATCCCCGTCAGCCTCGGCGACGGCCCGCGCGACGAGCGCGTCGCCGTCGTCGTCCTCCGCGGCGAAGGGCGGGACGGTCACGGCGGTCGCGCCGCTCACCGCGGGCCCCGCGAAGCGCCTGCAGGGCAGCAAGGGCGGCTTCACCTGGGACATCACCGTGCCCGCGTTCACCGGGTCCGGGGCGGCGGTCGCCGAGGTGAACCGGCGCATCCAGGCGTCGGCCCAGAGCGCCATCAGCGCCACGGCCACCCAGAACGGCGACGACCCCGAGTCGAAGCACGAGCTCGCTGGAGAGGCGTCGCTGACCACCAACGACGGTCGCACCGTGCAGGTCGACATCCCCATGAGCGACTACTACGAGGGTGCGGCGCACCCCACCGACGTCGACAACACGGTGGTGCTCGTGGCCGCGACCGGTGCGCCGGTGACGCTGGACCAGGTGTTCACCGACCAGGAGGAGGCGCTGCGGTCGTTCGCGCCGCTGGTGCGGCAGCAGGCGAAGGCCGACGGCTACGAGATCACCAGCGACGAGGGTCTGGAGCCCACGACGGCGAACTGGTCGGCGTGGCAGACCGACGCCGACGGCATGACCTTCACCTTCCAGGACTACCAGCTGGGCATGCACGGCATGCCGAGCTGCACGATCCCGTGGAAGAGCGTCACGCCGCTGCTGACGCCCTACGCGAAGGCGCTGCTGGCACCCACCTCCTGACGGCGAGGCGGAGGCGAGCCCCTGGTCGCCCCGCTCTCTCCTTGCCGCACTTTCCGCGGCAAGTGCGGCAAGAAGGGGCGTCCTTCTCGCACTTGCCGCGGAAAGTGCGAGAAGGACGGGAGGTCGGAAGGGGTGTCAGTGGTCCTTGCCGTGGCCGTTCGAGGAGCCCTTGCCGGAGCCTGAGCCCGCGCCCTTGCCGCTGCTCTTCGAGCCGGAGCCGTCCCCGCCCTCGGCGTCGGAGGACGACGACGAGGTGCTCGGGGCGGTCGAGGGCGCGCTCGTCGAGCGCTCCGGCGTGCTGCTCGGCGCGGTGCTGGGCGCAGGGGCGGCGCTGCCTTCGGCGCGCGCTGCCTTGCGCGCGTCGTTGCGGGCGTGCGCCGCGTCGCTGACGGCCTTCCCGTCCACGCCGCCGGAGCGCGCCTGGCTGCTGACCCACCCGCCCATGCCGCCGCTGGTCGGCGGGGCGACGGGGACGGACGTGGGGGTGGTGGACGGGCTCGGGGCGTCCTGGTCGTCGTCCTCGGCGGGCTCGCCGGTGGACGGTGTTCCCGCGGGGGCGGGCGCCGGGGCGCCGGTGGACGTCCCGGTCGGGTCGTCGGTGGCTGTGCTGGTCGGGCTGTCGGTCGGAGTGCTCGTCGGGGTGTCGGACGGAGTGCCGGTCGGCTGGTCGCTCGGGTCCGCGCTCGGGTCCGCGGTCGGGGCCGCGGTCGGGTCCGCGCTGGTGGGCGCCTCCAGCGGCGTCACCGCGGAGACGGTCGCCGCGAAGCCGTCCTGCACCGGACCCGGCAGGGCACCGGCAGCACCGGCCCCGACCACGGTGACGACGAGCACGGCACCGGCCGCCGTGCCGACGCGGGCGGCACCGGCGGCGGCCACGCGGCGGCCAGCGGCGGCGAGGGACTGGCGGGTCAGGGTCACGGGGTGCCTCCACGAGAGCACGGGCCGCTGCAGCTGCGCTGCGGCCGGGTGAGCGCCGCCAGCCCGGGTGGGCGTCGCGGCGGTGTCGGTGAGGCGACCGGTGGCCAGGAGGACGGCGAGGTCGGCGCTGGGGCGGTGCGGCTCGCGGGCCACCGCGCGCACGTCGCGCGCGAAGGCCTCCAGCCGCGCCGCCGACGGCGCGTCACCGCCCGCGCGCAGCGCGCGGACGTCCTCGTCGAAGGAGCAGCTGCTCGCGCGCCCCGGGTCGTCGGTCATCTCGTCTCCGTCATCGCCGGGGAACCTCCGGGGGTTGCGCGGTCGTCGCGGCACTGGGCCGACAGGGTGAGCAGGCCCCGGCGCTGCAGGGCCTTGACGGACGCCGGCGTCTTCCCCAGCACCCGCGCGACCTCGTCGACGGAGAGGTCGCCGAGCACGCGCAACAGGACGACGGCGCGCTGGTCGCGGGGGAGCCGCGCGCACAGGTCGTGCACCCGCGAGGTGCCGAGGGACGCCAGCGCCTCGTCCTCCGCGTCACCGCCGGGCAGGGCGGTGGTGGCGGGGTCGTCGTGGACGTCTGCGTCGGCCAGCGAGGGCCGGCGCGAGGCGCGCCGCCAGGAATCGGCCAGGCGGCGGTGAGCGATGGTGAAGACCCACGCGCGGAAGCCCGCCTCGTCGCCCGTGAACCCACCGACGCCGGTGAGCACGCCGATGAACACCTCGCTGGCGAGGTCGTCGGGCTCGGCAGCGCCGTGCAGGCGCAGGTAGCCGGTGACGGGACCCACGAGCTCGCGGTAGAGGACCTCGAAGGCCCACGGCGCTCCCGCCCGCGCGGCGTCGAGCACCTGCGGGAAGGCCGGCCCGATCACCGGGCGACTCCGGGCGCAGTGACCGGTGGCGCGGGGTGGAGCACGCCGCAGCATCGGCGCCGGCGCCCTGACCCTTGAGCGGGACGTCGGCGAGCAGGCACCCACCTCCCGCCCAGGGTTCGCCCAGTGAGCGCTCGGCCGCCCTTCCTAGCCTGCGCCGCATGCCGCTACGCACCTCAGGCTCCCGAGCCCGGCGCGGTGGGGCGAGCGGCCGGCAGCGGCGGCGCGGCACCCCGGCGGGGCGCGCCACCAGGCTGCTGGCGGGCTTCCTCGCCGTCAGCACC
It includes:
- a CDS encoding GNAT family N-acetyltransferase, which produces MNAGEHLEVRAVEPDDQLAWLRASRRTFLHPKTVTPEHVEHRRTAWAGQRLTGAFDGDRVVGTYRSWDWPLPVPGGPGHELLTDHVSSVTVAPTHRRRGLLTRMITADLRAAKDRGVPMAHLVAGEAPIYGRYGFGPAVSGQTLEVRLPAPLAHLPAGAQDVRVELVEDADLRAEAPGLFAAVAVSRPGAVRRPERYWDEVLGLAPAPGEDGTDLRPALLARDATGAAVGVARYRTREKWEGMRHDTTLEVSDLFAATPAAQAALWQHLVSLDIVDRLRVTERPLDDPLPHLLADPRRALAGEGSDHFWARLLDVPAALAARGWLGPPGACVLEVHDALGLAGGRWRLEVADGRASVEASTATAGVACDLGALSAAYLGETPLVALAAAGRVRGEPASVARLSAQLAWQPTTWPTHTGF
- a CDS encoding RsiV family protein — its product is MRPRPTHGSTPARALIAAGAVTSVLLLAACGGGSADAASASSTAPLSTATPAASTASPSASATARATSASPSSSSAAKGGTVTAVAPLTAGPAKRLQGSKGGFTWDITVPAFTGSGAAVAEVNRRIQASAQSAISATATQNGDDPESKHELAGEASLTTNDGRTVQVDIPMSDYYEGAAHPTDVDNTVVLVAATGAPVTLDQVFTDQEEALRSFAPLVRQQAKADGYEITSDEGLEPTTANWSAWQTDADGMTFTFQDYQLGMHGMPSCTIPWKSVTPLLTPYAKALLAPTS
- a CDS encoding RNA polymerase sigma factor, yielding MIGPAFPQVLDAARAGAPWAFEVLYRELVGPVTGYLRLHGAAEPDDLASEVFIGVLTGVGGFTGDEAGFRAWVFTIAHRRLADSWRRASRRPSLADADVHDDPATTALPGGDAEDEALASLGTSRVHDLCARLPRDQRAVVLLRVLGDLSVDEVARVLGKTPASVKALQRRGLLTLSAQCRDDRATPGGSPAMTETR